In Peromyscus leucopus breed LL Stock chromosome 16_21, UCI_PerLeu_2.1, whole genome shotgun sequence, a single genomic region encodes these proteins:
- the Slc25a27 gene encoding mitochondrial uncoupling protein 4 isoform X2, whose product MSVPEEEATLLPLTQRWPRTSKFLLSGCAATVAELATFPLDLTKTRLQMQGEAALARLGDGATGSAPYRGMVRTALGIVQEEGFLKLWQGVTPAIYRHVVYSGGRMVTYEHLREVVFGKSEDKHYPLWKSVIGGMMAGVIGQFLANPTDLVKVQMQMEGKRRLEGKPLRFRGVHHAFAKILAEGGIRGLWAGWVPNIQRAALVNMGDLTTYDTVKHYLVLNTPLEDNIATHGLSSLCSGLVASILGTPADVIKSRIMNQPRDKQGRGLLYKSSTDCLIQAVQGEGFLSLYKGFLPSWLRMTPWSMVFWLTYEKIREMSGVSPF is encoded by the exons ATGTCTGTCCCCGAGGAGGAGGCGACGCTGCTGCCGCTCACGCAGAGATGGCCCCGGACGAGCAAGTTCCTACTGTCCGGCTGCGCCGCAACCGTGGCCGAGCTAG CAACCTTTCCCCTCGATCTCACAAAAACCCGACTCCAGATGCAAGGAGAAGCTGCCCTTGCTAGGTTGGGAGACGGTGCAACGGGATCTGCCCCTTATAGGGGCATGGTGCGCACGGCCCTAGGAATTGTCCAGGAGGAAGGCTTTCTAAAGTTATGGCAAGGAGTGACGCCCGCCATTTACAGACACGTAG TGTATTCGGGAGGTCGGATGGTCACCTATGAACATCTCCGGGAGGTTGTGTTTGGAAAAAGTGAAGATAAGCATTACCCCCTCTG GAAGTCGGTCATTGGAGGGATGATGGCTGGTGTCATTGGGCAGTTTCTAGCCAACCCCACGGACCTGGTGAAGGTCCAGATGCAGATGGAAGGGAAACGGAGGCTGGAAGGGAAGCCCTTGAG ATTTCGTGGAGTCCATCATGCATTTGCAAAAATCTTAGCTGAAGGAGGAATACGCGGGCTGTGGGCAGGCTGGGTACCCAATATTCAAAGAGCTGCGCTTGTGAACATGGGAG ACTTAACCACCTACGATACAGTGAAGCACTACCTGGTACTGAACACACCACTTGAGGACAATATCGCCACCCATGGTTTATCCAG TTTGTGCTCTGGACTTGTAGCTTCCATTCTGGGAACACCAGCTGATGTCATTAAAAGCCGAATAATGAACCAACCCCGAGACAAACAAGGAAG GGGACTTTTATATAAGTCATCAACTGACTGCTTGATCCAGGCTGTTCAAGGGGAAGGCTTCCTGAGCCTGTACAAAGGCTTTCTGCCATCCTGGCTCAGAATG
- the Slc25a27 gene encoding mitochondrial uncoupling protein 4 isoform X3, which produces MAPDEQVPTVRLRRNRGRASYCLLQRGYFCVSQEHPRKQIHVCLTTFPLDLTKTRLQMQGEAALARLGDGATGSAPYRGMVRTALGIVQEEGFLKLWQGVTPAIYRHVVYSGGRMVTYEHLREVVFGKSEDKHYPLWKSVIGGMMAGVIGQFLANPTDLVKVQMQMEGKRRLEGKPLRFRGVHHAFAKILAEGGIRGLWAGWVPNIQRAALVNMGDLTTYDTVKHYLVLNTPLEDNIATHGLSSLCSGLVASILGTPADVIKSRIMNQPRDKQGRGLLYKSSTDCLIQAVQGEGFLSLYKGFLPSWLRMTPWSMVFWLTYEKIREMSGVSPF; this is translated from the exons ATGGCCCCGGACGAGCAAGTTCCTACTGTCCGGCTGCGCCGCAACCGTGGCCGAGCTAG CTACTGCCTGTTGCAGAGAGGCTATTTTTGTGTGTCACAAGAACATCCTAGAAAACAGATTCATGTATGTCTAA CAACCTTTCCCCTCGATCTCACAAAAACCCGACTCCAGATGCAAGGAGAAGCTGCCCTTGCTAGGTTGGGAGACGGTGCAACGGGATCTGCCCCTTATAGGGGCATGGTGCGCACGGCCCTAGGAATTGTCCAGGAGGAAGGCTTTCTAAAGTTATGGCAAGGAGTGACGCCCGCCATTTACAGACACGTAG TGTATTCGGGAGGTCGGATGGTCACCTATGAACATCTCCGGGAGGTTGTGTTTGGAAAAAGTGAAGATAAGCATTACCCCCTCTG GAAGTCGGTCATTGGAGGGATGATGGCTGGTGTCATTGGGCAGTTTCTAGCCAACCCCACGGACCTGGTGAAGGTCCAGATGCAGATGGAAGGGAAACGGAGGCTGGAAGGGAAGCCCTTGAG ATTTCGTGGAGTCCATCATGCATTTGCAAAAATCTTAGCTGAAGGAGGAATACGCGGGCTGTGGGCAGGCTGGGTACCCAATATTCAAAGAGCTGCGCTTGTGAACATGGGAG ACTTAACCACCTACGATACAGTGAAGCACTACCTGGTACTGAACACACCACTTGAGGACAATATCGCCACCCATGGTTTATCCAG TTTGTGCTCTGGACTTGTAGCTTCCATTCTGGGAACACCAGCTGATGTCATTAAAAGCCGAATAATGAACCAACCCCGAGACAAACAAGGAAG GGGACTTTTATATAAGTCATCAACTGACTGCTTGATCCAGGCTGTTCAAGGGGAAGGCTTCCTGAGCCTGTACAAAGGCTTTCTGCCATCCTGGCTCAGAATG